The nucleotide sequence AAATTAATCCAACAACTACCGAGGATACAGCTCTGTATTTGAAGACCCATTGACTGATTCTTGAGCTGAACTATGACCCCATGATTTCATATCTTGAAGGTTTCTGCTATCCATATGAAATGCAGGTTCCAAAGGCATTGGGAGAGTAACTGAATCACTATTTAGCATCACTACTACAGTAGCCATGCTTGGCCTGCTAGCTACATTCTCTTGAACACAAAGTAATCCAATATGTATACATCTCAACATTTCATTTCGTGAATCATTGTTTAACGTGGGATCTATGATACTTGTTGCAGTTCCCTCCTTCCAATTCCTCCATGCCTGCACAAATTTGTCCAAACGCAAATAAAATACTAGGTTAGATATAATACACTTCTACATGAAATATATGATGACGATGACATAAAAAGTATGACTTACAAAGCTCGATAGATACTCAGTATTCTCCTCATCGCGAATGCCACTGTTTTTTGAACCACTTACGATTTCAAGAACCAATATACCGAAACTGAATACATCCGACTTCACTGAAAATTGTCCGTGCATAGCATATTCAGGTGCCATATATCCACTACAAAACAATTTGGACAAGTAGCCTCAATAAAGAAAGTTTTGTTCACAATCTTGTATATATATGTTCAATTATCTATCAATTTGCATTTGCTAAGCTTTTTGATATAATATcaataacatcatatactttttttttgaatactTACTAGGTTCCCACAATTCTTTTTGTGTTTTCCTGTGTTTGGTCCACACCAAATAGTCTTGCCATGCCAAAATCAGATATCTTAGGATTCATTTCTTCATCTAAGAGAATGTTACTTGCTTTGAGATCACGATGAATAATGCGCAGTCGAGAATCCTCGTGAAGGTAAAGAATGCCTCGAGCAATACCTAAAATGATTTTGTAGCGCATTTCCCAATTTAATTGCGCTTTCTTAACTCGATCTGCATATAACATACcaattaattttgaatattgtACAATAATTTACGAGCTTAGTATTTAACCGAACTAAAGTAGTATAGATATTATACACTTCAATAGATATTAAAACTtaccaaaaatgaaataatcGAGACTTTTGTTTTGAACAAATTCATATACAAGTACTCTTTCTCTTCCTTCTAGTGAGAAACCGAGTAGTCTAACTAAATTTCGGTGTTGAAGCTTAGCCACCAAAAGTACCTCATTCTTAAACTCCGAATCTCCTTGTCCCGAACTCATTGACAACCTTTTAACAGCAATCTCTTGTCCATTGGATAGCCTACcctgaaaatatatattatttaggaGTGATAAGTTTTTCAAAACAAGTATTAGagtatatcatattttaattaatgaagTGATGTTTAATAGTGTTATTTTACTTTGTAAACAACTCCGAATCCGCCTTCTCCAAGTTGATTAGAATGCGAGAAGTCATTTGTAGCATTACGTATGGTGTTGAAGTTGAGTTGTAGTGGCTCAGGACTTTCAATtttatcttcttcatcatcttcttcttcttgaattTCTACCATGAATAGGTAAACAAATTGTTATATGTGATATGAAATACTTAAGTCACGGTATATCAATGTTTCAGCTTAATCACCTTCAAACGTTTTCTTTGGCTTCCTTATTCTTAAATAGATGCAGATAAAAATGAAGACCATAGCAACAAGAGCAATTGGAACTCCTACAGCGATGCCAATGGTAGCACCATTGTTGCTTTTTCCTGCACAAACCAAATCTCTCCTTGTGTGATATTTCATATGTACCAAGataataaaatactattaacaATTTCAATAAGGTTGTTTAATTATGGAGTAATGACAAGTTGACGACTAAAATGTTGTCCAACACCGTATATTTATACAGATTAGGTGTCATTTGGATTTTTATtgcttttttctctcttctctagtCATATCATTActgataaattatatatttttatacgattttcaaatttgttgttgatttttagatgttgaaataacattgttttatttaagaATAGTGATGCACTAATGTTCtttgaatataaaaaagttgatattatacaaatatacatcatttataattatagatgtgactttgaaagaaaaaaaaaaaaacaataaaaactaaatttgtaCAAATTTGGTGTAATTATTGTCAAAGTAACATTTCTCatagtgattttttattttattttttacaacttttgtcACAGTGATTCTGTTTGGTACAACATTTCTCATAGTGATAAAATAACTAAATGAGTTAAGGATTCAAATTCTTCAACTTTGATAAAGTAACATTTActgcttgtttaattttttttagttatgaaTCTATGCACTCAAGAAGTTGAGCAAAAATTTAAAGACATCCCCTAAAACAGTTAACGCATTTGGACCACAAAAATCATTATATTCTTCCTTAACATGAATGAATTGTAGGCAACCTATACCACATAATTTGCTCGTGattttgcttttgaaaaagcAGCATTTCATTGAAAACCTTGGAAGCATTTGCATAACCAATAGAGAAAATATCATCCCCTCATCATTTatccataaataaatatttcaataaaagacatttttcaaaacataacaaattaaatttttagacATCTATAAACTTCCTTAAGAGAATATATGTAACAAACAAGTACCTTGTGATAAAGTAGTACCATTCGTAGTGGCTGGTGGAGGAGGTGATGATGGCGGCGGTGGCGGCGATGCTCTAGGCTCATAAAAAAGGTAAGAAGTTTCAAATCTCATGTTACAACTAGGCCTAACAACTCTTCCACCAATCTTATTATTACAACAACTAGGAATTTGTTGAAGATTCTCAACCAAACATGAATTACAATCAGTTTCAGACAAATCAGGTGTACATTGAACCAAACCATATATAACTTCATACTGAGGACCAGGTTGACTACCTGCAGCATATTTAATCATAGAATCACCTTTCACAGCTCTACTTgttaaattatttaacaaaGTAGTAACAACTTCATTAGACAAATCAACATCACttgaattattttcattttttgaagaaaacataGGAACATCTTCCATTACTCCTAATATCAATCGGTCCGAATAACGTAACATGCATTTTTCATCTTCTGA is from Medicago truncatula cultivar Jemalong A17 chromosome 1, MtrunA17r5.0-ANR, whole genome shotgun sequence and encodes:
- the LOC11417211 gene encoding putative receptor-like protein kinase At4g00960, with product MAIPSLLCSLLIIIFTSQTKADVVYDEINLYHYVCDQDNNRGNYTTNSTYDKNLNTLLSTLTSNTEINYGFYNFSHGENSDKVYAIGLCRGDIMPNSCRSCLSSARTNLTRNCPNRKEAIFWSEDEKCMLRYSDRLILGVMEDVPMFSSKNENNSSDVDLSNEVVTTLLNNLTSRAVKGDSMIKYAAGSQPGPQYEVIYGLVQCTPDLSETDCNSCLVENLQQIPSCCNNKIGGRVVRPSCNMRFETSYLFYEPRASPPPPPSSPPPPATTNGTTLSQGKSNNGATIGIAVGVPIALVAMVFIFICIYLRIRKPKKTFEEIQEEEDDEEDKIESPEPLQLNFNTIRNATNDFSHSNQLGEGGFGVVYKGRLSNGQEIAVKRLSMSSGQGDSEFKNEVLLVAKLQHRNLVRLLGFSLEGRERVLVYEFVQNKSLDYFIFDRVKKAQLNWEMRYKIILGIARGILYLHEDSRLRIIHRDLKASNILLDEEMNPKISDFGMARLFGVDQTQENTKRIVGTYGYMAPEYAMHGQFSVKSDVFSFGILVLEIVSGSKNSGIRDEENTEYLSSFAWRNWKEGTATSIIDPTLNNDSRNEMLRCIHIGLLCVQENVASRPSMATVVVMLNSDSVTLPMPLEPAFHMDSRNLQDMKSWGHSSAQESVNGSSNTELYPR